From the Saimiri boliviensis isolate mSaiBol1 chromosome X, mSaiBol1.pri, whole genome shotgun sequence genome, one window contains:
- the PNMA5 gene encoding paraneoplastic antigen-like protein 5, whose translation MAATLLEDWCKGMDMDPRKALLIVGIPVDCSEAEIMDTVKAGLQPLCAYRVVGRMFRREDNAKAVFIELADTVDYATLPREIPGSGGSWEVVVKPRNPDDEFLSRLNYFLKDEGRRMIDLARALGWVGLPAESLEAEIMPRVTPPPLEPLKESRWYRKLKSFSGTAFPSPGEEPFEVWLEQVTELMPVWQVSEMEKRRRLLESLRGPALSIMRVLRANNDSITVEQCLDALKQIFGGKEDIRTSQFRFLQTFPKAGEKVSAFLLRLEPLLQKAVQHSPTSARSTDTIRLKHVLARVSMTAALRGKLEILDQRGCSPTFLELMKLVRDEEEWETTTAVMKDKQKPSGRGRGRQARAEVSVSAPQVTVQPGSFMDSSTQTIQGSLTPLVKRRRLSCSESPGEDCGHAMCPKEENQTPDREGPQAEGAVSGNESGAGAMSHPKPWEV comes from the coding sequence ATGGCGGCGACACTGCTAGAGGATTGGTGCAAGGGAATGGACATGGACCCCAGAAAGGCCCTGCTGATCGTGGGCATCCCTGTGGACTGCAGTGAGGCGGAAATTATGGACACCGTGAAGGCAGGCTTGCAGCCCCTATGCGCGTACAGGGTGGTGGGGAGAATGTTCAGGAGGGAAGACAATGCTAAGGCAGTCTTCATTGAATTGGCTGACACTGTCGATTATGCTACTCTGCCCCGTGAGATACCGGGAAGTGGGGGCTCCTGGGAGGTGGTGGTAAAGCCCCGTAACCCAGATGACGAGTTTCTCAGTAGACTGAACTACTTCCTGAAAGATGAGGGCCGTAGAATGATAGATTTGGCCAGAGCCCTAGGATGGGTCGGCTTACCTGCAGagagcctggaggcagagatcaTGCCCCGAGTTACCCCCCCACCTTTGGAGCCTCTGAAAGAAAGTAGGTGGTACCGGAAACTGAAATCGTTTTCGGGAACTGCTTTCCCTAGCCCAGGCGAAGAGCCCTTTGAGGTCTGGCTAGAGCAGGTCACTGAGCTCATGCCCGTATGGCAAGTGTCTGAAATGGAGAAGAGGCGGCGTTTGCTGGAGAGCTTACGCGGGCCTGCTCTGTCAATCATGCGGGTGCTCCGAGCTAACAATGACTCCATAACTGTGGAGCAGTGCCTTGACGCCCTAAAGCAGATCTTTGGGGGTAAAGAGGACATTAGAACCTCCCAGTTTAGGTTTCTGCAGACCTTTCCGAAGGCTGGAGAGAAAGTCTCAGCTTTCCTGCTGCGCTTAGAGCCCCTGTTGCAGAAAGCCGTGCAGCACAGCCCCACATCGGCGCGCAGCACAGACACGATTCGCCTGAAGCATGTCTTAGCTCGGGTCTCCATGACTGCTGCCCTCCGGGGCAAGCTGGAGATCCTGGATCAGCGAGGGTGTTCTCCCACTTTTCTGGAGTTAATGAAGCTCGTTCGAGATGAGGAGGAGTGGGAGACCACTACAGCAGTGATGAAGGATAAGCAGAAGCCTTCAGGAAGAGGCCGCGGTAGACAGGCAAGAGCAGAAGTCAGTGTGTCTGCCCCTCAGGTCACTGTGCAGCCGGGCTCTTTTATGGACAGCAGCACCCAGACCATTCAGGGAAGCTTAACCCCGTTAGTGAAGCGCAGGCGGCTGTCATGCAGTGAAAGCCCTGGGGAAGACTGCGGCCATGCCATGTGTCCCAAGGAGGAAAACCAGACTCCAGACAGGGAGGGGCCACAGGCCGAAGGAGCGGTGTCGGGAAACGAGTCAGGGGCTGGGGCCATGAGCCATCCCAAGCCCTGGGAAGTATAG